In the genome of Actinobacillus genomosp. 1, the window ATCACGCTAACGAATTTATTATGGACTATCTTAAAACCCGTGCGCCGTTTTGGAAACGTGAAACTACACAAGACGGCGACCGCTGGATAGAAGGCAGAGAAAGCGACCAACTTGAAGCGGATAAATGGCAATAAATCACGCCCCTTAGATTCACGGAATGTGTCAGAAGGTTTATAATATCTGACAACATTCCGTTTTTTATATATTGAGAATTTATGACAACACCAATTATTGATTTACAAATTGCTACTGAGAACAGTGAAGATCTTCCGTCTTTAGCACAATTTACCCAATGGGTGCAACGTGCGTTAGCGCACGAAACGCAAACCGAAGAGTTCCCTGAAACGGAAATCACGATTCGTATCGTGGACGAAGCGGAAAGCCACGAATTAAACTTAACCTATCGTGGTAAAGACAAACCGACCAATGTACTTTCATTTCCGTTTGAAGTGCCGGAAGGTATTGAATTGCCGTTATTAGGTGATCTGATTATTTGCCGCCAAGTGGTGGAAAAAGAAGCACAAGAACAACAAATTTCACTCGAATCACATTGGGCGCACTTAGCGATTCACGGCACACTACATTTGCTTGGTTACGATCATATTGAAGATGCAGAGGCGGAAGAAATGGAAGGTTTAGAAACCGAAATTATGCAAAGTTTAGGTTTTGAAGATCCGTATATATCAGAAAAAGTGATTGAAGAATAATGCGTAAACTGGTGATTTTAGCTGAAATGCCTCCGCTTGACGGGGGCATTGTTATTCATAGTGGCAATATCTCCCAAGCTAAACAATATTTGGGGCAAGAACACCCCTATGCAATTTATGATATGCGCGCTGAAGGCGGTGTATGTCTTAACTTAGACGCATTAGCGATTATTGCCGGTACGATTCAGGCAAAAGGTACGCTCTATCTCATTTGCCCGAATTGGGATACGTTGGAACAACAACCTGATTTTGACTCGCAACGCTGGAATAGCGGTAAAGTAATTGCTACGCCGAATTTCTATCGCTACTTTAAAGCATTGGTACAAAAATTCGGCTTTCACTTGCAAACATTGGCAGAAACGGACTTTAGTTTGCCAAAGCAGCCGCTCCAATGCCAAGCGACTGAAAATCTTACGCCACAACAGCAAAAAATCTTTGAAAAATTACCGCTTGATACCTCCGCTATTCATTTGATCACCGCACCTCGCGGACGAGGCAAATCAACCCTCGCCGGGAAATTAGCCCAGCAGTTAGCCCAAACGGAATCGGTACTGATTACTGCAAGAAGTCACTCGGTCTTACCTAGTTTTTGGAAGTCTGCTGCGCAGAATATTCCTTTTTTTGCACCCGATCATCTATTACAAAAAATCGCGGCAAACCAAATTGCGGCAAATAGTTGGTTATTTATTGATGAATCGGCAAGTTTGCCGTTACCAATGTTACATCAGTTCTGTGAGTATTTCGACAAAGTGGTCTTAACCACGACTACACATAATTATGAAGGTACCGGGCGAGGCTTTAGCCTGAAATTCCCACAACAGCTTACCAAGCAGTATCGAGAATGGCGACTGACTAAGCCGCTTCGTTGGGATGAAAATGATCCGTTGGAACAATTTATCGATGAGTTATTGATTATGTCACCGCCAACTGGAACTAATCAATATGCCGAGTTTTATCATTTACTGGCGGAAGCACATTACAAAACGACACCCAGCGATTTACGCCGATTATTTGATGCACAAGATCAGTTACTACATTCTTTCTCCGAGCATCAGCGTTTAGTCGGCGGCATTTGGGCTGTACCAGAAGGTGGTTTGGAACCTGAATTAGCTGAAGCCATTTGGCGGGGAGAACGCCGCCCACAAGGCAATTTAGTCGCACAATACCTTTGCTTCCAAGGTAACTTACTCGAAGCCTGTCAGCTACGTTCGGTACGCATCTCACGTATTGCGGTGCAACCTGAATTGCAACAGCAAGGAATTGGCAAGCGGTTAATTTCTGACTTTATTTTGCAAAAAATTCAGCAAAATCGACCGCTTGTGGATTATGTTTCAGTCAGCTTCGGACTCACGGAACATCTACTACATTTTTGGCAACAATGCGGTTTTCAGTTAGTGCAAATTACCCCGACTAAAGAAGCCAGTAGCGGCTATCACAGTGCGATGATGCTCTACCCGATTTCAGCCAAAGGTCAGCGGTTTGTACAACAAGCTACTGCCAGATTTGAACGAGATTTAGCATTACAGCCGTTTTATGCAGAATTGCAAAATATGTTGCCAATTCGACCGCTTGTGCAACTGCAAATGGACGAGCAAGACTGGTGCAATATAGAAGGCTTCGCATTAGCGCAACGTTCTCTGGCGGCAAGCTATGTAAGCCTAACACGTCTTTACCGGCAAGATCCTCGCAATCATGGTGTATTAGCCAATCTCTGGCAACAATTCGAGAGTATTCAAGGCAAAAAAGAATGGTTGGACAACTTGCGTAGCCTAGTTTCCAGCTACTTGCGATACGCACGTTAATCAGTTGCAAATTGGTATAAAAAAACCACCGCTTATTGCGGTGGTTTTTCATTTTCGAACTCGTTATTT includes:
- the ybeY gene encoding rRNA maturation RNase YbeY — encoded protein: MTTPIIDLQIATENSEDLPSLAQFTQWVQRALAHETQTEEFPETEITIRIVDEAESHELNLTYRGKDKPTNVLSFPFEVPEGIELPLLGDLIICRQVVEKEAQEQQISLESHWAHLAIHGTLHLLGYDHIEDAEAEEMEGLETEIMQSLGFEDPYISEKVIEE
- a CDS encoding GNAT family N-acetyltransferase — translated: MRKLVILAEMPPLDGGIVIHSGNISQAKQYLGQEHPYAIYDMRAEGGVCLNLDALAIIAGTIQAKGTLYLICPNWDTLEQQPDFDSQRWNSGKVIATPNFYRYFKALVQKFGFHLQTLAETDFSLPKQPLQCQATENLTPQQQKIFEKLPLDTSAIHLITAPRGRGKSTLAGKLAQQLAQTESVLITARSHSVLPSFWKSAAQNIPFFAPDHLLQKIAANQIAANSWLFIDESASLPLPMLHQFCEYFDKVVLTTTTHNYEGTGRGFSLKFPQQLTKQYREWRLTKPLRWDENDPLEQFIDELLIMSPPTGTNQYAEFYHLLAEAHYKTTPSDLRRLFDAQDQLLHSFSEHQRLVGGIWAVPEGGLEPELAEAIWRGERRPQGNLVAQYLCFQGNLLEACQLRSVRISRIAVQPELQQQGIGKRLISDFILQKIQQNRPLVDYVSVSFGLTEHLLHFWQQCGFQLVQITPTKEASSGYHSAMMLYPISAKGQRFVQQATARFERDLALQPFYAELQNMLPIRPLVQLQMDEQDWCNIEGFALAQRSLAASYVSLTRLYRQDPRNHGVLANLWQQFESIQGKKEWLDNLRSLVSSYLRYAR